A stretch of the Streptosporangium sp. NBC_01755 genome encodes the following:
- a CDS encoding Lrp/AsnC family transcriptional regulator → MDWALLAELQEDARLSYSELSRRVHLSAPAVAERVRRLEETGVITGYHARVDASRAGRGVAALIRMSCYGPRCVLRDEQALAWPEILEVHRVTGDACCLLRVATSSMTTFEEMIDRLAPYGHPSSMMVLSSPVPWRPLSPA, encoded by the coding sequence ATGGACTGGGCACTGCTGGCCGAGTTGCAGGAGGACGCGCGACTGTCGTACAGCGAGCTCTCCCGGCGGGTGCATCTGTCGGCTCCGGCGGTGGCGGAGCGGGTACGGCGGTTGGAGGAGACCGGGGTGATCACCGGTTACCATGCCCGGGTCGACGCGTCACGGGCCGGGCGCGGGGTGGCCGCCCTGATCAGGATGTCGTGTTATGGCCCCCGCTGCGTGCTCCGCGACGAGCAGGCGCTGGCCTGGCCGGAGATCCTTGAGGTGCACCGGGTGACCGGTGACGCCTGCTGCCTGCTGCGGGTCGCCACCTCCTCGATGACGACGTTCGAGGAGATGATCGACCGGCTCGCTCCGTACGGCCACCCGTCGAGCATGATGGTGCTGTCCAGCCCCGTCCCCTGGCGTCCCCTGTCACCCGCCTGA
- a CDS encoding alpha/beta hydrolase, whose translation MIPPSLHVPVVIGPGLVADLRLLTEVADREFAALGVSGTVSMTSDLPGFRAALDSPGALVVLPGPDPGARGLFAERPEAVWLDVTKSEAPLPGSAGGALGTHLHGRGIWGLTWAIRHAVHRLRRPAHRVAYGDHPDQWAEIRPPYGTAGQAPSPEADGQTPVAVLLHGGFWRSIWGADLMDALAVDLAERGFAAWNLEYRRPDLHGWDATTADVARGIALAAQGARGPLVVIGHSAGGQLALRAAADDAAADDRRITLAVSLAGVLDLAEGDRRHMSSGAVAAALGGSVAEVPETYLRSGPLERLPLVVPQLIVQGTGDDLDLVDFGRRYARAAQESGDQVIYLEMSGDHFDVIEPASPIWRATAEAMAEHCKAT comes from the coding sequence ATGATTCCTCCGAGTCTGCATGTGCCGGTAGTCATCGGCCCCGGCCTGGTCGCGGACCTCCGCCTGCTCACCGAGGTGGCCGACCGCGAGTTCGCGGCCCTCGGGGTCAGCGGGACGGTGTCGATGACCTCCGACCTGCCCGGCTTCCGGGCGGCGCTGGACTCTCCCGGTGCCCTGGTCGTGCTGCCGGGTCCGGATCCAGGGGCCCGCGGCCTGTTCGCCGAGCGTCCCGAGGCGGTCTGGCTCGACGTGACGAAGTCCGAGGCCCCTCTCCCCGGGTCGGCCGGCGGCGCGTTGGGCACCCACCTGCACGGGCGGGGAATCTGGGGGCTGACCTGGGCGATCAGACACGCCGTGCACCGGCTGCGCCGACCGGCGCACCGGGTCGCCTATGGTGATCATCCCGACCAGTGGGCGGAGATACGGCCGCCGTACGGGACCGCGGGGCAGGCGCCGTCGCCCGAGGCCGACGGGCAGACGCCCGTCGCGGTGCTGCTGCACGGCGGTTTCTGGCGCTCGATCTGGGGTGCGGACCTGATGGACGCGCTCGCCGTCGACCTCGCCGAGCGCGGGTTCGCCGCCTGGAACCTCGAGTACCGTCGCCCCGACCTGCACGGCTGGGACGCGACCACCGCGGACGTCGCCCGGGGCATCGCCCTCGCGGCACAGGGCGCCCGTGGCCCGCTTGTGGTGATCGGCCACTCCGCGGGCGGGCAGCTCGCCCTCCGCGCCGCCGCCGACGACGCCGCCGCCGACGACCGGCGGATCACCCTGGCCGTCTCCCTGGCCGGAGTGCTCGACCTGGCCGAGGGGGACCGCAGGCACATGAGTTCCGGCGCGGTCGCCGCCGCGCTCGGCGGATCCGTGGCCGAGGTGCCCGAGACCTACCTGCGGTCGGGGCCGCTGGAGCGACTCCCCCTGGTGGTTCCCCAGCTCATCGTGCAGGGTACTGGGGATGATCTGGATCTGGTCGACTTCGGCCGCCGCTACGCGCGAGCCGCCCAGGAGTCAGGTGATCAGGTGATATATCTCGAAATGTCGGGTGATCATTTCGACGTCATCGAGCCCGCGTCGCCGATCTGGCGGGCCACCGCCGAGGCGATGGCCGAGCACTGCAAGGCCACCTGA
- a CDS encoding GNAT family N-acetyltransferase: protein MRHVEISGRRLRLREVTIDDVDALHAVYGDPTATEHLPFDPRTREEVEESIIEAIKSSETEPRRLYMLAVTDLDGCEAFGVARLHIEADHPHSAEIGLGLRPDHWGRGIGTDLIRLILAFGFRDLRLHRIWGARSPANTAAQLAMLVAGMVEEGRIRHHVRARGVWRDSIVHSALEDEWEGHRDV, encoded by the coding sequence ATGCGCCACGTTGAGATCTCGGGCCGGAGACTCCGGCTGAGGGAAGTCACCATCGATGACGTGGACGCCCTGCACGCGGTATACGGCGACCCAACGGCCACCGAACACCTGCCGTTCGACCCCCGCACGCGCGAGGAGGTCGAAGAGTCGATCATCGAGGCGATCAAGTCCTCGGAGACCGAGCCCCGGCGTCTCTACATGCTGGCGGTGACAGACCTCGACGGCTGCGAGGCCTTCGGCGTCGCCCGGCTGCACATCGAGGCCGACCACCCGCACAGCGCGGAGATCGGCCTCGGGCTCCGCCCCGACCACTGGGGCCGGGGCATCGGCACCGACCTGATCCGGCTGATCCTGGCGTTCGGCTTCCGCGACCTGCGCCTGCACCGTATCTGGGGCGCCCGCTCCCCCGCCAACACCGCCGCCCAGCTGGCGATGCTGGTCGCCGGAATGGTCGAGGAGGGCAGGATCAGGCATCACGTCCGGGCCCGCGGAGTCTGGCGCGACTCCATCGTGCACTCGGCCCTGGAGGACGAGTGGGAAGGCCACCGCGATGTCTGA